AATCGTTTGATTGTGTGTGTGCTGTGTATATGGCCGGCGCGTCCTGCTGTTTATTGTCGATTGAAAGCCAGTTCAGGAGTCCAGCATATCGGCTAATAAGAATTGCATGAACGCCATAATAGTAATTACTCATACAGTGAAGACTTGCTTGGTTGCGAAGTAGGGCTGGTggtttgtatgtatggtatTTAATGACTGCTTTGCTGGTTGATTATGCTTTcggtatataccatatacaagtatactcgtatatatgaaAAGTGTGTGAGCTAAGTAAATGTGGAAAGCGATCGCACTCAGTGAAGTTTGTTGTAGCGTTCGGTATACTTTTGGGTACTCTAAGAAGTGGTATTTAAAAATACCCTCATctaaaagaaaagtaaaatttttgagcAGCCATGTATGGCTAATTAATTCATGGGAGTTACCGTTTGTATAAACCCTTTCTGCAGTCATTTAAATACTCGTAGTACCTTTAGAAAATCCTtttccattctggagaaagcaggtCTAACGGCGCGAATGTTGAGgttaatgatattaatatcatcggcgaatcgaattattttctgcaagagtagattgaagaagtcacacggtagGGAGTCGCCtagtctgaaaccttgtttggtatcttCTCGGTTCTGACAGATCTTTTGGTATTTCTCAActtcagtttacacaaccgtattaattttgcggggataccaaattcagacatcgtagCATGAAGGCATCCTCTCTTCGtattgtcaaaagcagctttaaaatcgaggaagaggtggtgtgtttcGATCCTCTTCTCACAGgtattttcaagatttggcgtatggtgaatatccggttagttgttgattttccggacattaagccacactgataagttccaatcagtttgttgacggtccATTGAAAAGGCATcacgaatttaaaaatgttaatattagaaaaaatgtggTAAACGCCGATCCGTCCGGCTAGGCTGCAACATAATATGCGATTAAAGATTAAGAACCACAGGAGGGGAGCCAATGTCAACAAAAACAGTGTAAAGCGGCTCAGTCGTGCAGTTGGTTCCTTACGAAGTGGTCGCGTgcgtaattgaatttaaataatacTATAAGTTCGGTGTTCACGTCTATATGAGGTCCTCTTACCCAAAGTGGAATGGAGTGATGTGCTAGTTTGActataaaatattacatttttttttcgaacttaGATATACGCCGTGAATTTTCGAGACAGAGCAAGAAAGAGTGACTAATCTGTTGGATGTTATTCAGCTTGAACCCGAAAAGCATCTGGTCTGGTATGACAGTAGAAGAATCGATAGAATGAAGATGCTTGACATGTCGCACTTATCACCCGAGTAAGGTAAGAGTACTTTAGGCATCTTGTCGTAAAACCACGTTAAAGTTGGCCAACTTGGAAACGCCCTCAAGAATGTTATGAATCGAAGACCTATCTCTTTTCTGTAGACTTTTTAGATGCTGACTATCTCTTTTTTAATAACAGTCCTTGGCTGgataaaatccgagtcaattccggtaacGTAGAGCGAGTTATTACCATATAAACACCAGTTTCGTAATATTTTAAAGCAGGGAAACAAGTTTAGTTCAAGTGTGGAGCAGTAATAGATAGTACTTGTGATCGAAAGCTTCAGAAACTGTGTTAAAGAGATCAATTTTCTTCATGAGTGTTGTGCTTAATTACTTTGCATAATTCCATACAAGTGAGAGTGAACTCTAAAGGATCGCTAAGATCGTCGAGAAAGTCTGGGGTATAATAAAAACGTGTGTCAGATATTTGAATAAATAGACTAGGTCGCGGTTCCCTCTGCGTGTCATGAAACAGAGACTTGATGGTGAAGTAAGAGAGTATTATGATTGAAACATATGAAATTTTACGatcttcaaattttatatgtttatgaGTATTGAAAATGTTTCCGTCGCAATTTGTGGCTGCTTGCTTCGAAACGGCCAAAACAAACACAAGAACCTTTCAAAAACCTGAATATAATACTTTTCTTGAAATGTTTTGTATTGTCCCTATGCACCCTAATCATTAACATCTTAACATAAAACATTAACATCTCTCTATTTGAAATTCCACagcatatttttaactttttatttggcCTCATATGCCCCTTATGCAAGTCAAGCACCGACTATTTCGATCAACAAGTAGGGCAGAGCGCTGGCGGGCGCGCGGTTGAATGTGATAAAAACGACTCGATTcgattaattgaaattgaattgagtGTCAGTCAAGCGTAATTTGCGTTATGCGCAAGTGTTGCACATACTCCGCCATTCATTTTGGATGTAACCGGCATCCAGCGGCCGGCAGCGGTTATTCCTGCTGAGTGGCGCTTATTGCGGCGTACGGGTTACCCATCGCTCATTCTACTCCACTTCGAGGGAAATTGCTCGTCAATGACTGCTTTTCTGCAATACACTTATTCAGAGTACACACATGTGCACTGTGGGTTGTCAGACTTGTTAAgtgtggaaaaaataataaaaataaactaaaaataaagtatattgAATGTAAGGAAATATGCTTGTAGAGGATACTGTACATAATTAAAATgcgtattattaatttttctttggttCTTACACTCAGAGTCATACTCTTATACTTCGGTtggactcgtatgcttgtgtGGGTGCATTAAATGGCTACGTTGAGCTagcaaaatttgcatttttgcagTTGGAATTTATTTTCTCAACTTTGCTTCACTTCGTCTCAGCCGCTGCAcgttgttttcttattttaacgAACATCTGTGCTTAATTTCTTAATTCCAACGCGTAagtaaacattttgtaaacaaataattgaaaaacgaGCGAGCGTGGAAagtgaaattaatttcaaattattaaacaatGGATGGAACATATATTTACTCATGTGATTGCAAAACCGCTTTAAACTAATTTTGATGAAAGgaagtaattaaaaacttttcggATAATAATgattactaatttattttttaggattttatttttgcattcttAATGTGTAGCCAGGTGCGGTTACCGACTTCAGATATTATAGTGTACATTATACAATTACTAACTCAATTGAAGAAAACAACTTTTAGACCTATTGTGACAACTATTCCTGTCAATCTTCTTCTCTGTAGCGTAGTCGATCACCACGAAGGAGACTTTAATGCTATATTAAGTTTGGGAAACATTCATTTAAATCTAATTCTGTCAAAATAATATCGGAAAGTACTTGAGGTTGGAATTTccaatgtttttatactctagcaCCATGTTGCTAtacattataatattataatagttttgtgcagctaacggttgtttgtatcatctAATACTAAtcgatatatgtagataaagGGTTATGtattctatatataaatgataagtaaGTGTGCGGAAATGAGTTGAAATCTGGGTGACTGTCTCTCCCTCAGTtggtctgtccgtgcaagctgtaccTTGAGTGTCTTGATGAAATATTATTGTAACTGGGCCACTGCCACGCTCTCAATACACCAATAATCGGAAGCCATAAGTAAACcacaaattaagatataaaactgttatATGGTGCAACGAGTGGCATTAATGAGAGGCAtctctgaagtacataaaaagTGGGCCTGGCCACGCTCTCTTATAAATtcaacgtatatatgtatgtatttcccgAAAAATTCAAGCTTTATCACTGATATTTAAATCCGcccataaattaataaaaaattgtgtcagagatatgtatataaatttttctgatCGGTATACCGcgtcatatagctgccaaacagtttaactgatcaaaatcaacttCGTACAAGGAgtattttgtatatgtgaagggtattatagcttccgtacaaatgttaaacattttcattgaccccattaaatgtaaacaaaagggtaTTAGAAACCAAAAGTAAAGATGGGTGGTTGAATTGGCTATGTGTAAAGAAAGGTTGTGGACTtggttaaatatatgtaaacaaagggTTATTATTGATGTAAACAAAAAGGTCATTGATGTCATAAAATGACAGAAGGGTCATTGACCGCCAATGTAAATAAAGATTGTTGCtttttctaaatgtaaacaaaaaggtcATTGGcctcataaaatataaaaaaaaggtcATTGACCTCTTTATATATACGAAGGGATAATTTACCTCAAATATAAGTAAAAGGTtgttgacttggctaaatgtaaacaattgGGTCGTTGAACGCATAAAATGTAAGGAAAGAGCTCACTCATCCCATAAACGGATGTACATTTTTGCTACGCCTGAAGGTATTTATCTTGACTTGATACTGGTGGAAAGAGTATTAAATATTCTGTTACACCCGTACTAAGTCCTtccttaattgtttttgttaataatatgtagtaatgtcgaaaattgataaaatcaggtcaatactACCACTttctcccatatacctaatatacgaTTTTCAAACTTTCAATTGGCTTTATACCGTAAATACGTAAAATACGGTACATATACCATAAGTATGTGAGCAATATGTAAGACATCTTAGCAAAGTTAACTGAAGATATAATATTGAGTACGCTATAGTTTAAtgcgaaaaatgtgtaaaattcgTCCATAAATTATCCATTCACCATATAtaccgggttttccaatagggatgaaATGAATTTAAGTGTCATTTcggtaatttttaataagtcatgatctttaattttcttttcattgtattcagtaatgtttaatATTTCTTCTTAGAAAGATATATGCAAGAACAacgttaaaaattattcaattttgttttcaaaataatcgctctccaattgcaactttttgtgcgcttttgccattttatggtcgtaataacCGTACTCTtgtgctcgctattcgtcgaattgttggAAATTTCGAGGAGCCTTGTCTGTACATAATGTGTAAAGTGTCAATAAGACAAAaaaccgctcgaagtaatgaaaatattgctgctgttcaggcaagtgttgctgaagacgcCAAATTGTCCATTTCAAGAggttctcaagaattgggactaTCTTAAACCACAACCTGGCAGATTTTGATAAAGGATTTGAGCTTGCCcagtataaaattgttctcactcaataACTAACGCCATTGAACTACCATAAActtcgtgaatttgctgattttaccttggaacaacttgaaaacgataaccaTGTTTTTAAGCAAGTCATCTTCTCCGACAAGGCCCACTTTCAGCTGAGtggtttttgataaaaaaaaatcatatcactcttatttgAAAACCCTGCagtactatataatatattaaatttagcatcTTTGATTAAGTTTATGTCAAATATGTGTTATTCGAGGATGAGATATAATTTTCGCTGAAGAGAAGTAAAAGATATGTAGTTATATCACCAATTAGGCTATGACCTTTAATACAAGTTAATGTTGAATTTTTCGCAACTTTTTGTGCCAACATCTGAAGGCATTTCCTtgcctgcaagttgcaagagtatgtaATGTTCCGTTACTCCTGAACTTAGACCTCCCTACTGTTTTGACCTTGGCTTAAGATTAGAAAATTTACCAAAAGGGTTGTTACGCCTTGTTGGAATTACAGAGAGCTTTGACGGTTGCTATTCGTAAATTAATTTGACACTCgtaagataaatatttgaacaaatGTTTAACACTCAAAGcatatttattcaatttcaaaagtTGCTTTTTTCGGCTCTTAAGCAAATATGTCTAATTATGtttaattataatacatatttgcttttataattTGAGCTTAAGTAAATTTTCACTTGGTtatgtttgaaattatttattctaGTTGTTGGCAACTCTGCTCGCTTTCTAATTTGTGGAATGTGTTTTGATAAATGAGATCTAAGAGTTACCTTTGCTTCAAACATTAGTCCCAGTGGACCGCTAGGTATACAAAATCCAATTTAATCCTAATCATGTCTCTATTTTGAAAATCTGGGTTGCCAACAATATGCTCGACATCAATTCTTTCTTTCCCACAATACATTCATCGGATCTGGTTATATGTCTGAAGTTTATAATGATGATGAACTTTACTATTTGGCACATTTTGTTAACGTAAATTACAAAAGCTTTTCGACTTTTAATTTTAGCCGTACATAGTTCTTAAAACTAGCAAAACATATAGATTTTGAGCAGTTagtttttgaattgtttttatcTGTGTTTTCTTTAGACCACCAGATGTGAGACGTTACTGGTGTAGGCTGGTGAGTAACGGGGCGGTAACATATTGGTTGGTGGACGCATTTTGCCCAAAATCGGCATGTGCACGGCAGGTGAGTGGCCACCTTTGGTAGCATCATCCAGATAGCGACGATTTCGTAAAATGTCAGCATCGCTCTTCCAGGCCTGCTCGGGTGCGCGTGGACCCATGCGGGGATAACGACGTTTATCCACGGCGAAGCTAATGGTACCCGGAGTAGCGTTCAGACCCACATTGTATTGCCGCTGCATGGCGAGCGAAGCACGTAAGGTCTTACGTTTCTGAAAAGAGTTAATACAAGTTTGACATTAATTTCTTTCGTTTCACAAACATGCGTGCATCATAGGTACTTCTATAGTGCCACGCCACTTGTCTGCTGCATGCCGTGCTATGTCCAAGCGCTTTTGTTTTTTCACTTGATGTTTCTTATAGATCACTTCGACTATAATGAGGCCGACACCGCCGGCAACACCAGCTGCAACCAAAATGAAAACGCCAGCCATGTTTTGGAGTCCGAGCGTGTTGGGCGTTTTCTCGAAGAGCTCGCATTGTTGCGCGTTCCCATGAAAAATCCAGTGTTTATCGAGCGCTTCCATGAAACCACCTTAACACATAGaaatagtataaataaatgtttagcTGTTCCACAGCTTTCTTTAGATCCAACTTACTCTCGTGAAACTCTAAAATAGCAAGCGTTACCGCATCCGTCCATGGCGAACCTTTCTGCAAACCGATGCCATAACCGCTACGTCCGAATAATTCACCAGCGGTAACTAGCTCACAATCTTTAGACGCCTCATATTCAAGCCGCGAGGAGTCCCAAATAAAGGCCATTAGTTTTCTGTTTGCAAAGAAACTTTTACAATGCGAATTGATTGTTAATGCTCACCGCTTACCCTTTCTTCACATCCTGTATTGCCTGCTCTGCCGTGTCATAGTTGTTTGCCTCCATTGTTCGGTACATATTAGACAACTCTACCTGGCGTCGAAAATACATATCTACCGACGAGCCCTTCACCGTCGCACAAGTCAAATTCTCCATTGTATTCCGTAGACGGGCATCGTTAATACCACTAAGTTTAGTTTTCGGTCGCTCCAACACGAGAAAAGCCGCCAGGTTGGCAGTGTACGAGGCGACAATGATCATCGCAAAACCCGCCCAGAACATGCCGAGCACACGTGCCGAAAAACTGCGTGGCGTTCCCTCACCGATGCCACTATTTAAGAGCACACCCCAGGCAAACCAAACGGCCGAGCTCAGGTTCAATGCCTTTTCCTCATTGCTATCCGTGTGTGAAAGTTTGAAACGTCCGAACGGTGAGAATCtgagtgaaaagaagaaaacgaaaaatcgCCAAGAAAAGCGTGGTTGCAGTGCTGTTATTTACCTGTTTGTGGTAGGGGCACTAAAAGAAAACTACGATAGTGGGTATTGGAAAGATGAAATGCTTAAAGTGCTTCGGCATGCGATCGATGAGCGACGATCAATATTTGGTTTTTGTGTTACTGATAGCATTttatgagcttgtcttttatttaattgagtttgttgttgttgtttggggAAAGGGTGCATGGTCGAGAGATCAGCTCTCAGTGGTTTTTATACAGATTACTGATCTCATGATAGGATCGGGGTTGTACAACCCTACTTACCTATCTAGTAGATATAGGACCAGCGCGACTACATGTACAGATACCATTACCAATATCCATAACGTGTTGCTAAATGGCTGCAGGAACGACACCAAAGTACTTGAACGTGATGGTTTCTTTTCGAGTATTGTGATGCCTTGATATTTGAACGGTTTCGAGAACTCAATAAATTCGGCACGCTCTGGATTAATGGTGAGTGGCATCGCCATGTCGGCACGTTCATTCACCAATTCCCCAATTAGACCGCTCCATTCTTTACGCGACGTTATCGCGCCCGAACTCGACGAACTCACATTCTTTAAAGTGAAATGACCGAATTGTCCGTCCGGTGAGAGTGCCAGAGCGAAGGTGAAATTAATGCGATGCGAAAGAGCGTTTAAAAGATCGACGCAATAGCCGCGACAGCAGTTCTCGTTCTCTGTAgagaatttcgaaattattaaatgaGGTTAGTAAAAATTGACAGagaataatataatatgaaGGGTGAAACGAAAAGTTAAAACTTTTGAAAGACGCCGCTCAGTTTTGTTTAGTACAAACTGTGGGTTCTCTAGAGAACTAATGAGTTCAGAGATTTgtcaaaaacaaagcaaaaccaTAACATATCAAGATGGATAGCTCCACATAATTATTATGTCATTGAGGAATCCTCCACTGGATCATTCAGTAATATCAGAATATTTTTGACTTTCTTAATATATTGAATTTGATTCAAGCTTTGATGTGCAGGACACACTTTTCCGTTCTTGCTATGCGTCAGGCAGAAGTCGCCGAAGAGACGTGAATTATTCATTAGCTGAGATTTTCCTTTTTGGGTTTAGTTTAAAGAACTTCAAGTCAATAATGATGAGATgcctaaaaatttcaattatttcattaaagcTGAAGTAGTTTCACAAAACTGCAAATCATTCTATAACCAATTTCAAATGTGTCATGCCCACAGCGAAGAGTCGAAGTGGTTTCAGACACCAGATTGTACCGTAAAGGATTAGTGTGGAAAAGTGAGTGGAGGAAAGTTGTTGAGTAAAATTTCTACCAACCGCTGCCATCGGTGGCATTAAATAATGGACAGGGTATTTCGTCCTCATCACAATTGACTTCATCGTCTGTCAAACGACGCGTATAGACGAATGGTTTCTCTTCGATGGTTAAGATTTTCAGGTGTGTGGGTATCATGATGCCCTCCGGTTTCTTCTTTTGCTTGCCAGGCCATAGAATCTCGCTATCATTGATGCGTAACCGCATTTTCGCCttttcctaaaaatatataacattgtattttttatttcaatttgaaaGTTGTAGAATATCGGAATGTAAAGAATaaaatctttttcttaaatCCTTTCTCATATCATATTTACTCACAGGATCATAATAGAACTTGCCGACGACATGCTTCTTCTGCTTCTCATGTATGTTAATCACATCATAACCGGCGTAAATGCGATCGCCATTGTCATCAAACGCCACCTGGCCCGTTTTGCCCGTTATGTTGCGCGTCTTCAGGTACTGAAAAAGTCGCTTACCTACACAAGCGCATAGAAGACAGTACGCCACAGGATAAACACgagtataagtgtgtgtgtgtgtatgagcaTTTAAGTGAGTTAATAATTCATTTTAAGCAAACATAGTCTGTCTCACCGGACTCCCAATTAACGCCCGAATCACCGCAATCCTTTGGCGCCTCTGTAATCGTTTCATTGGACATCATCTCCTTAATTGCCGACGCGAGCACGTAAACGCTATCCTAAACAGCCGCGAAGTGGCAAATGAGACATTAAAAGCATGAGAATATTATATGTAAGCATGTTTTATATACAGAGCATGTATCCTGCCGGATTATGGATAGTCTAGTGTAAACATAGCTTTAccttttttgtgtgtatatgAGCATATGTTATTTTGCTGGCACTGCTTGCAGAAATCTATTTTGTGACAATGTTTTTAGATTAGTCTGTAAAAGACTAGTTGAGTAACTAACTTCTCTAGAAATGGTTGATCGCACATAGGATTGTAATGAGAATGTGCTTGTGCTTTATGTGAGAGGTTACAGCATCTAATCattccaaacaagaacttgatgtTGTTTATATTGATTATATGATTAGATTATATTGTTGTCTTgtaatttatgtcaaatttcgtgaagatattttataaaataaaaaggttttcttgatcatttagtttgtatggcagctatatactacagTGGTTCGATgtcagcggttccgacaaataaactTAAGGAGAAAcgaacgtgtacaaaattttggatcgatatctcaaaaactgagagccaagttcgcatatacatatatagacggACAGGCAAAGAAGGCTAAATCCACTCAGCTCGTCAGCTGAGCTGATGATTTATAACGGGCGATCCAAGTATAGAGACTTTTTTCTATAGCCTTTTTTGATGGATCACCTgtaagtcgtgtcaagctgtcctGTTATTTTTGGTCAGTATTggttggcatttcatcatggaaagacttacttctgaaaaattacaaatcgttttacgaaaattcatgtACTGGAAAGATTGAGTTTCGCGTGCTTctgagcgtactatttgcaAGACCATCACACATCCTGAGACCCAGcactcattattggataatattctaccgaatagaccacgtgcagcacgcagtgaagaaaatatagcagccttaGCTGAGATTGTAAACGAAGATCGTGGAGAGTCgactcggcgccgttcgcagcaattcggactgacatatggaacgacttggcgcattttaggacgagattttaaattgaaagggtacaaaatacaactgaagccgctcgaccttcccatgCGACATCGCTGCTCtttatggactcttgaaaagttcagcgatgaagcccatttctggctcaatgggtatgtatacaagcaaaattgctgcttttgggacgaagagcaacctgaagacatttaaaagctgccattttatccagaaaaaacaacagtttggtgtgatttgtgtcatcatcggtccatattctTTCAAAAATGATTCCGCCGAGGACGTAACTGTCAATAGCGACCGTTATGGCGCCATGAAAACCGagtatttgatgcctgaaattgaagcttgtaaTCTTGACGAcacttggtttcaacaagacgccgCCACTtcgcacacatcgcatcaagtaatggatttattgagagaacactttggtgagcagttaatttcacgttttgggccggtcaattggccaccaatatcgtgtgataacacaccgttagacttttttctgtggggatatgcaaagtctaaagtatatgcggataatcctgcttcgattcaggccacAAAACT
The sequence above is drawn from the Bactrocera tryoni isolate S06 chromosome 1, CSIRO_BtryS06_freeze2, whole genome shotgun sequence genome and encodes:
- the LOC120782372 gene encoding glutamate [NMDA] receptor subunit 1; the encoded protein is MPVLNGINVVYLLFCGIHLGVIAQKHSQHADNPSTYNIGGVLADPESESHFRTIISNLNFDQQYVPRKVTYYDKTIRMDKNPIKTVFNVCDKLIEKRVYAVVVSHEQTSGDLSPAAVSYTSGFYQIPVIGISSRDAAFSDKNIHVSFLRTVPPYYHQADVWLEIMFHFGYTKVIIIHSSDTDGRAILGRFQTTSQTNYDDIDVRATVEMIVEFEPKLDSFTEHLIDMKTAQSRVYLLYASTEDAQVIFRDAAINNMTEAGHAWIVTEQALHANNTPVGVLGLVLEHANSDKEHIRDSVYVLASAIKEMMSNETITEAPKDCGDSGVNWESGKRLFQYLKTRNITGKTGQVAFDDNGDRIYAGYDVINIHEKQKKHVVGKFYYDPEKAKMRLRINDSEILWPGKQKKKPEGIMIPTHLKILTIEEKPFVYTRRLTDDEVNCDEDEIPCPLFNATDGSENENCCRGYCVDLLNALSHRINFTFALALSPDGQFGHFTLKNVSSSSSGAITSRKEWSGLIGELVNERADMAMPLTINPERAEFIEFSKPFKYQGITILEKKPSRSSTLVSFLQPFSNTLWILVMVSVHVVALVLYLLDRFSPFGRFKLSHTDSNEEKALNLSSAVWFAWGVLLNSGIGEGTPRSFSARVLGMFWAGFAMIIVASYTANLAAFLVLERPKTKLSGINDARLRNTMENLTCATVKGSSVDMYFRRQVELSNMYRTMEANNYDTAEQAIQDVKKGKLMAFIWDSSRLEYEASKDCELVTAGELFGRSGYGIGLQKGSPWTDAVTLAILEFHESGFMEALDKHWIFHGNAQQCELFEKTPNTLGLQNMAGVFILVAAGVAGGVGLIIVEVIYKKHQVKKQKRLDIARHAADKWRGTIEKRKTLRASLAMQRQYNVGLNATPGTISFAVDKRRYPRMGPRAPEQAWKSDADILRNRRYLDDATKGGHSPAVHMPILGKMRPPTNMLPPRYSPAYTSNVSHLVV